The following are encoded in a window of Solidesulfovibrio magneticus RS-1 genomic DNA:
- a CDS encoding 2-oxoacid:acceptor oxidoreductase family protein translates to MTGAPKDKTPAKPAKAATAKAAAAKAANGNGNGNGNGQTLARYEIRLSGLGGQGILTMGKLLGQALAIGHGYYVTQTQSYGPEARGGASRADLVVSSEPISYPKTEYLDLLVALSQEAAASYYSYLKPRGALLIDADLVRQSPSSVALALPFTRLAREKVGVPQATNVVALGAVAYLLPFARIEAMRKSLKESLPEKIREANIKALNLGYQEAKKRLGEPIALPDPDGGDDIQAARMDLTEIMTED, encoded by the coding sequence ATGACCGGCGCGCCCAAGGACAAGACCCCGGCCAAGCCCGCCAAGGCGGCCACGGCCAAGGCGGCTGCGGCCAAAGCGGCCAACGGCAATGGGAACGGCAACGGCAACGGGCAGACCCTGGCCCGCTACGAGATCCGGCTGTCAGGCCTGGGCGGCCAGGGCATCCTGACCATGGGCAAGCTCTTGGGCCAGGCCCTGGCCATCGGCCACGGCTACTACGTCACCCAGACCCAGAGCTATGGCCCCGAGGCCCGGGGCGGGGCCAGCCGGGCCGACCTCGTGGTCAGCTCCGAACCCATCAGCTACCCCAAGACCGAATACCTCGACCTGCTCGTGGCCCTGTCCCAGGAGGCTGCGGCCAGCTATTACTCGTATTTGAAGCCGCGCGGGGCGCTGCTTATCGACGCTGATCTGGTGCGCCAAAGCCCGTCCAGCGTGGCCCTGGCCCTACCCTTTACGCGTCTGGCCCGGGAGAAGGTGGGCGTGCCCCAGGCCACCAACGTGGTGGCCCTTGGCGCGGTGGCCTATCTGCTCCCTTTTGCCCGCATCGAAGCCATGCGCAAGAGCCTTAAGGAATCGCTGCCGGAGAAGATCCGCGAGGCCAACATCAAGGCCCTCAATCTCGGCTACCAGGAGGCAAAAAAGCGTCTGGGCGAACCTATCGCCTTGCCGGACCCGGACGGCGGCGACGACATCCAGGCGGCGCGCATGGATTTGACCGAGATCATGACCGAGGATTAG
- a CDS encoding ATP-grasp domain-containing protein: MLLTEHAGKELLAEAAIAVPPGVALEPDDAGAAMPPFPGPYFLKAQVLGGGRGKAGGVLPVAEASGLAEAARTLFSSTFGGVRPPFLRLEAAVPHERAFYLSLGVSRQRKGFCLTIGRQGGVDVEALAGTDALLVIDVPPSLVCPPYAARAAFFHLGLPAEAYAPFETLLSRLFGVVADNGLLLAEINPLAYCAGERFVALDAKVTIDDNVATLRPALARYRDDRFATPAEGRAAEQRLSFVSLPGRVGLVANGAGLAMATMDALEAAGLPAANFLDFGGTADAARLRVAFDLLFADPAVEACCVNMYGGILSCADVAEAMACALDGDDGRPVVVRFAGNAAKAGMERLRAMPGNRVRVAEDMDQAVVMLAEAVDPGKLRPVDALAGVCPTPRAGCETARHRGQACPQRLPLPSLLDLGPDSGVLVQGLTGRAGRAHARRMRAYGTPVVAGVTPFRGGSEVDGLPVYDTVAEAMGRHDIALSVIFVPAAGAADAIEEAAAAGVARIVCITDGIPQRDMLSVRAALAGRQTTLVGPNTPGLILPGQWFSAGIMPTEPFTPGPVAIFSRSGTLTYEVASRLTAAGIGQALAAGMGGDPFGGAGFVELCEMVRDDARVRAVMVIGEVGGTAEEELAEYVASTKYPKPVAAFVAGVSAPPGRTLGHAGALLERPGGVAAKLACLARAGIPVCEELGEVAGVMAEALCRG; the protein is encoded by the coding sequence ATGCTGTTGACCGAACACGCCGGCAAGGAACTGCTGGCCGAAGCCGCCATTGCCGTGCCCCCCGGCGTCGCCCTGGAACCGGACGACGCCGGGGCGGCCATGCCGCCTTTTCCCGGACCGTATTTCCTCAAAGCCCAAGTGCTCGGCGGCGGCCGGGGCAAGGCCGGCGGCGTTTTGCCCGTGGCCGAGGCCTCGGGGCTAGCCGAAGCGGCCAGGACCCTTTTTTCCAGCACCTTCGGCGGCGTCAGGCCGCCTTTTTTGCGCCTGGAGGCGGCCGTGCCCCATGAGCGCGCTTTCTACCTGTCCCTGGGCGTCTCCCGGCAGCGTAAGGGCTTTTGTCTCACCATCGGCCGGCAGGGCGGGGTGGACGTGGAAGCCCTGGCCGGCACGGACGCGCTGCTCGTCATCGACGTGCCGCCAAGCCTCGTCTGTCCGCCCTATGCGGCCCGGGCGGCGTTTTTTCATTTGGGGCTGCCCGCCGAGGCCTATGCGCCTTTCGAGACCTTGCTGTCCCGGCTTTTCGGGGTCGTGGCCGACAACGGACTGCTCCTGGCCGAGATCAATCCCCTGGCCTACTGCGCCGGGGAGCGTTTCGTGGCCCTGGACGCCAAGGTGACCATCGACGACAACGTGGCCACCTTGCGCCCGGCCCTGGCCCGCTACCGCGACGACCGCTTCGCCACCCCGGCCGAGGGCCGCGCCGCCGAACAGCGCCTGTCCTTCGTCAGCCTGCCCGGCCGGGTGGGGCTGGTGGCCAATGGCGCGGGCCTGGCCATGGCCACCATGGACGCCCTGGAGGCGGCTGGACTGCCGGCGGCCAATTTTCTCGATTTCGGAGGCACAGCCGACGCCGCGCGCCTGCGCGTCGCCTTTGATCTCCTTTTCGCCGATCCGGCCGTGGAGGCCTGCTGCGTCAACATGTACGGCGGCATCCTGTCCTGCGCCGACGTGGCCGAGGCCATGGCCTGCGCCCTGGACGGGGATGACGGGCGGCCGGTGGTGGTGCGGTTCGCCGGCAACGCGGCCAAGGCTGGCATGGAGCGACTGCGGGCCATGCCCGGAAACCGGGTGCGGGTGGCCGAGGACATGGACCAGGCCGTGGTCATGCTGGCTGAGGCCGTGGACCCGGGTAAACTGCGTCCGGTGGACGCCTTGGCCGGCGTCTGCCCGACGCCGAGGGCAGGGTGCGAAACGGCGCGGCATCGTGGCCAAGCCTGTCCCCAGCGACTCCCGTTGCCGAGCCTGCTGGACCTTGGCCCGGACAGCGGCGTGCTGGTGCAAGGGCTGACCGGCCGGGCCGGACGGGCCCATGCCCGCCGGATGCGGGCCTACGGCACTCCGGTGGTGGCCGGGGTGACGCCGTTTCGGGGCGGCAGCGAAGTGGACGGCCTGCCGGTCTACGACACCGTGGCCGAGGCCATGGGCCGACACGACATCGCGCTGTCCGTCATCTTCGTGCCGGCCGCCGGCGCGGCCGACGCCATCGAGGAAGCGGCCGCCGCCGGCGTGGCGCGCATCGTGTGCATCACCGACGGCATCCCCCAGCGCGACATGCTGTCCGTGCGCGCTGCCCTGGCCGGACGGCAAACGACGCTGGTCGGCCCCAACACGCCAGGGCTCATCCTGCCGGGCCAGTGGTTCTCGGCCGGCATCATGCCCACCGAACCCTTCACGCCCGGTCCGGTGGCGATTTTTTCTCGAAGCGGCACGCTGACCTACGAGGTGGCCTCGCGGCTCACGGCGGCGGGCATCGGCCAGGCTCTGGCCGCCGGCATGGGCGGCGATCCGTTCGGCGGGGCGGGATTTGTGGAGCTGTGCGAGATGGTGCGCGACGACGCCCGGGTACGGGCGGTGATGGTCATCGGCGAAGTGGGGGGGACGGCCGAGGAGGAACTGGCCGAATACGTGGCAAGCACGAAATATCCCAAGCCGGTGGCGGCCTTTGTGGCCGGCGTAAGCGCGCCGCCGGGCCGCACCTTGGGCCATGCCGGGGCGCTGTTGGAGCGTCCTGGCGGCGTGGCGGCCAAACTGGCCTGCCTGGCCCGGGCCGGCATACCGGTGTGCGAGGAATTGGGCGAAGTGGCCGGGGTCATGGCCGAGGCGCTATGTCGGGGGTGA
- a CDS encoding PAS domain-containing sensor histidine kinase, with protein MWDSVAARADPALFGAMADASPDLFFYKDSGLVYRYVNRSFCALFDIDSSEILGRVDDDAFPQPSARRHRQADLAVLASRRSQTFEYVVERGDRSVWLQVLKTPVLGTDGAVEGIFCVARNITAIKAAEDQNRRTVAVLERDAVDREEELRRTNEELRRLAAERLKAEKALEESHRSLNCIFENSPIGIAFVTDRIVRRANPRFHQLYALEPGQAVGLPTADFYPDAEAYEAFGREYYPALGAGERVDVVRVMRRHDGTEFWCRIIGQVLDAARPQDGSIWLMEDVTERRLAEEATLAAERLKREFMDNMSHEIRTPLNGILGMAEVLSAGLTDPQQREMLETLKDSGRSLAALLENVLDFARLDAGDVVSRRAAFSLVNLIEGVAASFAGAAMQKGLHLSWRAQPSTPELVVGDGGGLRQILAALVSNAVKFTDAGAIEIVAEARLPQAASRDGQATVLVSLAVHDTGIGLAPEQISAIFAPFRQVDGSKTRRHGGAGLGLAIAGKLAAAMGGELAVDSEPGRGSVFRFTAPFEVQTTTDS; from the coding sequence ATGTGGGATTCTGTTGCCGCCCGCGCTGATCCGGCGCTTTTCGGGGCCATGGCCGATGCTTCCCCGGACCTTTTTTTCTACAAAGATTCCGGGCTGGTCTATCGCTACGTCAACCGTTCGTTTTGTGCGCTTTTCGACATCGATTCCTCGGAAATTCTGGGTCGCGTCGACGATGACGCCTTTCCCCAGCCCAGCGCCCGACGGCATCGCCAGGCCGATCTGGCCGTGCTTGCTTCCCGCCGCTCCCAGACGTTTGAATATGTTGTCGAACGCGGCGACCGTTCGGTCTGGCTCCAAGTGCTCAAAACACCGGTACTGGGAACCGACGGCGCGGTGGAAGGCATTTTCTGCGTCGCCCGCAACATCACCGCCATCAAGGCCGCCGAAGATCAAAACCGTCGCACCGTGGCCGTACTGGAGCGCGACGCCGTTGACCGAGAAGAGGAGTTGCGGCGCACCAACGAGGAACTGCGCCGTCTGGCCGCTGAACGGCTCAAGGCGGAAAAAGCCCTGGAAGAGTCGCACCGAAGCCTCAATTGCATCTTCGAAAACAGCCCCATTGGCATTGCCTTTGTCACGGACCGTATCGTACGCCGGGCCAACCCCCGCTTCCATCAGCTCTATGCCCTGGAGCCAGGCCAGGCGGTTGGCTTGCCGACGGCGGATTTTTATCCCGATGCCGAAGCCTACGAGGCCTTTGGCCGGGAATACTATCCGGCGCTGGGGGCTGGCGAGCGGGTGGATGTGGTTCGCGTCATGCGACGCCATGACGGCACGGAGTTCTGGTGCCGCATCATCGGCCAGGTGCTGGATGCCGCCCGGCCCCAGGACGGTTCCATCTGGCTTATGGAAGACGTCACCGAGCGCCGGCTGGCCGAGGAGGCGACCCTGGCCGCCGAGCGCCTCAAGCGCGAATTCATGGACAACATGTCCCACGAAATACGCACGCCCCTAAACGGCATCCTGGGCATGGCCGAGGTGCTGTCGGCCGGGCTTACCGACCCGCAGCAGCGCGAGATGCTTGAGACTCTCAAAGACTCCGGGCGCTCCCTGGCGGCCTTGCTGGAAAACGTCCTGGATTTCGCCCGGCTCGACGCCGGGGACGTGGTCAGCCGGCGCGCGGCGTTTTCCCTGGTCAATCTGATCGAGGGCGTGGCCGCTTCCTTTGCCGGCGCGGCCATGCAAAAAGGCCTGCATCTGTCCTGGCGCGCCCAGCCGTCAACGCCGGAACTCGTGGTCGGCGACGGCGGCGGCTTGCGTCAGATTCTGGCCGCCCTGGTCAGCAACGCCGTCAAGTTCACCGACGCCGGCGCCATCGAAATCGTGGCCGAGGCCCGGCTTCCCCAGGCCGCGTCCCGTGACGGCCAGGCAACGGTTTTGGTGAGTCTGGCCGTGCACGACACCGGCATCGGCCTGGCTCCCGAGCAGATAAGCGCCATTTTCGCGCCGTTTCGCCAGGTGGACGGCAGCAAGACCAGACGCCATGGCGGCGCGGGCCTGGGCTTGGCCATTGCCGGCAAGCTGGCCGCCGCCATGGGCGGCGAACTTGCAGTGGACAGCGAACCGGGCCGGGGCAGCGTGTTTCGTTTTACCGCGCCTTTCGAAGTCCAGACGACTACCGACTCCTAA
- a CDS encoding SOS response-associated peptidase: MCGRFALAVPRRLVAEALGVPDLPDVPPRPEIYPSQLIEAVFTARESGRRMAGLFRWGFVPVFLADSAKSRPMINARGETALTLPSFRAAVRYRRCLVPASGYFEWRGDAGGRKTRFFLSIPGRPVLALGALYERAVTAAGEVKDTVAILTRPAVGAAASVHDRMPLIVPSAAMADWLDPLRSAPADVAPLLALEPPPGLVASAGPGQPTQLVL; the protein is encoded by the coding sequence ATGTGCGGACGATTCGCCCTGGCCGTGCCGCGACGGCTCGTGGCCGAAGCCCTGGGCGTGCCGGACTTGCCTGATGTCCCGCCCCGGCCGGAAATCTATCCTTCCCAGCTCATCGAAGCCGTGTTCACGGCCCGGGAATCGGGCCGGCGCATGGCCGGACTGTTTCGATGGGGATTTGTGCCGGTTTTCTTGGCTGATTCGGCCAAATCCCGGCCCATGATCAACGCCCGCGGCGAGACGGCCCTGACCTTGCCGTCCTTTCGCGCCGCCGTCCGCTACCGCCGCTGTCTGGTCCCGGCCAGCGGCTATTTCGAATGGCGCGGCGACGCCGGTGGACGCAAGACCAGATTTTTCCTGAGCATCCCGGGCCGGCCGGTGCTGGCCCTGGGCGCGCTCTACGAGCGGGCCGTCACCGCCGCCGGCGAGGTCAAGGACACCGTCGCCATCCTCACCCGGCCGGCGGTTGGGGCGGCGGCTTCGGTCCACGACCGCATGCCGCTCATTGTCCCGTCGGCAGCCATGGCCGACTGGCTCGACCCGCTCCGCTCGGCCCCGGCCGACGTCGCCCCCCTGCTCGCCCTGGAACCGCCGCCGGGGCTGGTCGCCAGCGCCGGCCCGGGTCAGCCCACCCAGCTCGTCTTGTAA
- a CDS encoding HD-GYP domain-containing protein yields MISPPPPLPSPGDPDCEYQPIPVGHLFPHAPGDFQVFLRHGDNHTLFARVGETVTGLRREMLADYGVRTVYIHRDERDRYRDYMRRHLPGALLGPHLPIAEKAAIFYHNCCDIVRDLIRERLPQAVSDVHGRLFVGYARDSVAFLCSEAGLARMGALMAHDYDVYSHGVHVFVYTVYLLRALGLPQGAIVQAGVGALLHDAGKEGVDPAILTKPGRLSREEFDAVREHPVLGARLCRSLGLSRLAQECILMHHEKLDGRGYPAGLSGEAIPVHARAVSLADVYDALTSRRCYADAVTPFEALRIMRHEMAGSFDLDLYKRFVMLLSGAALV; encoded by the coding sequence ATGATATCGCCACCCCCGCCGCTCCCGTCTCCCGGTGATCCGGACTGCGAGTACCAGCCCATTCCCGTGGGCCACCTTTTCCCCCATGCGCCGGGGGATTTCCAGGTCTTTTTGCGCCATGGCGACAATCATACCCTGTTTGCCAGGGTCGGCGAGACGGTCACCGGGCTGCGTCGTGAAATGCTTGCCGATTACGGCGTGCGCACGGTCTACATCCACCGCGACGAGCGGGACCGCTACCGGGACTACATGCGCCGCCATCTGCCCGGGGCGCTTTTGGGGCCGCATCTGCCCATCGCCGAAAAGGCCGCCATTTTCTACCACAATTGCTGCGACATCGTGCGCGACCTCATCCGCGAGCGTCTTCCCCAGGCCGTTTCCGACGTCCATGGCCGGCTGTTTGTCGGCTATGCCCGGGACAGCGTGGCCTTTTTGTGCTCCGAGGCCGGCTTGGCCCGCATGGGGGCGCTGATGGCCCATGATTACGATGTCTACAGCCACGGCGTGCATGTCTTTGTGTACACGGTCTATCTGCTGCGCGCCCTGGGCTTGCCCCAGGGGGCCATTGTCCAGGCCGGAGTGGGGGCGCTGCTCCATGACGCCGGCAAGGAAGGCGTGGACCCGGCCATTTTGACCAAGCCCGGCCGGCTTTCCCGGGAGGAGTTCGACGCCGTGCGCGAGCATCCGGTCCTTGGGGCGCGGCTTTGCCGCAGCCTTGGGCTGTCGCGTCTGGCCCAGGAGTGCATTCTCATGCATCACGAAAAACTCGACGGCCGAGGCTATCCGGCTGGGCTTTCCGGCGAGGCCATCCCGGTGCACGCCCGGGCCGTGTCCCTGGCCGATGTCTACGACGCCCTGACCTCCCGGCGCTGCTACGCCGACGCGGTCACGCCCTTCGAGGCCCTGCGCATCATGCGTCATGAGATGGCCGGCTCTTTCGATCTCGACCTCTACAAGCGGTTTGTCATGTTGCTCAGCGGCGCGGCCCTGGTCTGA